A genomic window from Gossypium hirsutum isolate 1008001.06 chromosome D12, Gossypium_hirsutum_v2.1, whole genome shotgun sequence includes:
- the LOC107944048 gene encoding BTB/POZ and TAZ domain-containing protein 1 → MEDNNHNSTSTFAMSSASELPEPNVQILTSSGVRIPAHFSILAMVSPVLDNIMERPVKHGSSERVIPILGVPCDAVTAFIKYLYNSMCTEEQMEKYGIHLLVLSHVYLVPQLKQRCSRGVSQRLTVENAVDVLQLARLCDVPDLYLKCLKQVTARFKAVEQTEGWKFMQEHDPWLELHILRFMDEAESRRWRQRKEQRLYLQLSDGLECLEHICREGCTTVGPYDVETAKKPSPCDKYATCQGVQMLIKHLVLCKRRASGVGCCRCNRMWQLLRLHSSICDHPDSCRVPLYRQFKWKAQQKMGEDAKWKLLVKKVCSAKAMLSLSLPKRKREEELKETMGRTAHALKTFRLY, encoded by the exons atgGAAGACAACAATCATAACTCAACCTCCACCTTCGCCATGTCCTCCGCCTCTGAATTACCCGAACCAAATGTCCAGATCCTTACTTCCAGCGGCGTCCGCATCCCCGCTCACTTCAGCATCTTG gcAATGGTGTCGCCAGTGCTGGACAACATAATGGAAAGGCCAGTTAAGCATGGGAGCTCTGAGAGAGTCATCCCCATTCTCGGCGTTCCATGCGACGCCGTTACCGCTTTTATTAAATACCTCTATAATTCCAT GTGCACGGAGGAGCAAATGGAGAAATATGGAATTCACCTGCTAGTATTATCACACGTTTATTTGGTGCCACAGCTGAAGCAGCGGTGCAGCAGGGGAGTGAGTCAGCGGCTGACGGTGGAGAATGCGGTGGACGTGCTCCAACTCGCCAGGCTCTGCGACGTACCCGACCTTTACCTCAAGTGCTTGAAGCAGGTCACCGCCCGTTTCAAAGCTGTCGAGCAAACCGAAGGCTGGAAATTCATGCAGGAACATGATCCCTGGCTCGAGCTCCACATTCTCCGATTTATGGACGAAGCTGaatcg agaaggtgGCGTCAGAGGAAAGAACAGCGCTTGTATTTACAACTAAGCGACGGACTCGAGTGTTTGGAGCACATTTGCAGGGAAGGGTGCACAACGGTGGGGCCGTACGACGTCGAGACGGCAAAGAAACCGAGCCCCTGCGACAAGTACGCGACGTGCCAAGGTGTCCAGATGTTGATAAAGCATTTGGTTTTGTGTAAGAGAAGGGCAAGTGGCGTAGGCTGCTGTCGCTGCAACCGCATGTGGCAGCTCCTTAGACTCCATTCCTCCATCTGTGATCACCCTGATTCTTGCAGGGTTCCACTTTACAG GCAATTCAAATGGAAAGCACAACAGAAAATGGGAGAGGATGCGAAGTGGAAGCTGCTTGTGAAGAAGGTCTGCTCGGCCAAAGCTATGTTGTCGCTGTCTCTACCCAAGAGAAAGAGAGAGGAGGAGCTGAAGGAAACAATGGGCAGAACTGCTCATGCATTGAAAACCTTCAGATTATATTGA